CTCAGGTCGGTTTTTATTTTCTGAAGGCACGCTAGTAGCAGCTAACACCAGTTTGCTAACGACGATTACTCAGCTATCACCAGTATGGATACGCTTTGGTTTTTCTGATAATGAATTGACCCGTTTTGGCGGTCGTTTGAGTGAGCAAAGTGTGCAGCAAGTAAACGTCATCTTACCCGATGGCACAGAGTATCAGAAAAAGGGGCAAATAAACTTTGCTGCGAGTCAGATTGATCCATTATTAGGCACACAACAACTTCGTGCTACATTCGAGAATACTGATCAACGCTTATTGCCTGGTCAGTTTGTGCGTGTTCGAGTGATCGCAGGGGAATCCAGAGATGTTTTTATTGTACCACAAGTTGCTGTACTAACTTCTGATTTGGGTAAATATGTTTATGTGGTCAACGAAAAAAATGAAGTAACGGAGCGTCCAATCGTGGTCGGCAATTGGATAGACAAGAACTGGGTTGTTCTGGAAGGATTGGATGCGGGGGATAAAGTCATTGTTGATAATATTATCAGATTAAATTCCGGTAAAATTGTGATTCCTCATGTGCGCGCCATGTCTTTTATTCAGCCATCCGTCTAATTTAAAGCGATTATTAAATAACCGTAACGAGCCATTCAAGTGACCCAATTCTTCATTACGCGACCTATTTTTGCGTCGGTATTATCAATTGTAATTGTGCTGGCTGGTTTAGCTGCAGCCATGCAGTTGCCAATTGCACAATATCCTCAAATTACACCACCCACCGTTTTCGTAACGGCTACTTTCCCCGGCGCTAGTGCAGAGACGTTGATAAAGACGGTTGCAGCACCTATCGAAGAAAAGTTAAGTGGAGTTGAAGGACTGCTGTATTTTAGTTCTACTGCTGATTCCAGTGGCAGTTTGACTATAACGGTTACCTTTGAGATTGGTACAGATATTGATCGTGCAACGTTCAATGTAAGCAATGAAGTGAATACGGCGCTAGCTCGTCTACCGGATGAAGTGAGGCGTACCGGGGTTGTCGTACAG
This genomic window from Nitrosomonas cryotolerans ATCC 49181 contains:
- a CDS encoding efflux RND transporter periplasmic adaptor subunit, with protein sequence MAIFRFKKIIIGHLPANIGFMIAIILIVGFMLTACGSREPVSENTAADETISVTVLQMKSTNVPISIETVAQVEGAKETEIRPRVGGILLKWLYTEGAPVKAGEPLFLIDPEPFQNNLAEIQAQLLEREARVRQAEREENRQRRLVAENFVSQSVYDIAAANHAVAKAALQSAKVRVRQAKLDLSYTTVIAPVNGISGRFLFSEGTLVAANTSLLTTITQLSPVWIRFGFSDNELTRFGGRLSEQSVQQVNVILPDGTEYQKKGQINFAASQIDPLLGTQQLRATFENTDQRLLPGQFVRVRVIAGESRDVFIVPQVAVLTSDLGKYVYVVNEKNEVTERPIVVGNWIDKNWVVLEGLDAGDKVIVDNIIRLNSGKIVIPHVRAMSFIQPSV